One part of the Dermacentor andersoni chromosome 2, qqDerAnde1_hic_scaffold, whole genome shotgun sequence genome encodes these proteins:
- the LOC140215872 gene encoding uncharacterized protein, with product MDDLVWAAVKCLPQKDLSDSKKVNAILTSDGGLEPVLQEMDRDPSMVQLRQYATPAIFDREMDKLFRGMMSVAVYLDDGLVTGTDDGDHLQNLHNVQARPQDARLMFNLEKWSGMRLEEGAEPGLQRSNELITKAPELVHFDPSKPVALTVDVSPHGGGAILAKRDKDSQERPVSFASHRLHAAQQRYR from the exons atGGACGACCTCGTTTGGGCGGCCGTCAAATGCCTTCCACAGAAGGATCTGTCGGATTCCAAGAAGGTCAACGCCATACTCA CTTCCGACGGGGGCCTGGAGCCAGTCCTGCAAGAGATGGACCGTGACCCAAGCATGGTGCAACTTCGCCAGTATGCAA CCCCGGCCATCTTTGACAGGGAGATGGACAAACTCTTCAGGGGCATGATGtccgtggcggtgtacttggacgatgGCCTGGTTACCGGCaccgacgacggggaccacctgcagaacctgcacaacgtccagGCACGACCGCAGGACGCCCGCCTCATGTTCAACCTCGAAAA ATGGTCAGGAATGCGTCTAGAAGAAGGAGCAGAACCGGGCCTACAGCGCAGCAATGAGCTTATCACCAAGGCTCCAGAgctggtacacttcgatcctTCCAAGCCTGTTGCCCTGACCGTAGATGTGTCGCCGCACGGCGGGGGAGCCATCCTGGCGAAACGGGACAAGGACAGCCAGGAGCGCCCTGTGTCGTTCGCTTCTCATCGGCTTCATGCTGCACAGCAACGCTACAGATAG